The Primulina eburnea isolate SZY01 chromosome 13, ASM2296580v1, whole genome shotgun sequence genome includes a region encoding these proteins:
- the LOC140809186 gene encoding uncharacterized protein, whose translation MEVPEALKVDVIVPFLEDKAGKWWEAISPAMTTVGPMTWQRFREVFLKQYYPAEVRLQKLSKFENLTQTPDMSVVEYTSQFNVLGSYAPAIMADEVLKLHRFKKGLNSRIQSALAVYQPANFSDLIGAAIRAETDIQRREKEFKNKRPMNNQS comes from the coding sequence ATGGAAGTTCCTGAGGCACTGAAAGTGGACGTGATTGTGCCGTTCCTGGAAGATAAAGCAGGAAAATGGTGGGAAGCAATCTCGCCAGCCATGACAACTGTAGGACCAATGACTTGGCAGCGATTCCGAGAAGTCTTTCTGAAACAGTATTATCCAGCCGAGGTCAGACTGCAGAAACTGAGTAAGTTTGAAAACCTCACTCAAACTCCGGATATGTCGGTTGTGGAATACACCTCCCAGTTCAATGTCCTCGGATCTTATGCTCCGGCAATCATGGCAGACGAAGTTTTGAAATTGCACcgcttcaagaagggattgaacagcAGGATCCAATCAGCACTAGCAGTCTACCAACCCGCGAATTTTTCAGATCTTATAGGTGCAGCTATCCGAGCTGAAACTGACATCCAGCGCAGAGAGAAGGAATTCAAGAACAAAAGGCCTATGAATAATCAGTCCTAA
- the LOC140810115 gene encoding squalene monooxygenase SE1-like, translated as MVMIDQYILGGFIASLLGFVLFYNLRREIIKKTKGTKIARKFGSVRSSAAIDGSRPAVGGDTDIIIVGAGVAGAALAYTLAKEGRRVRVIERDLTEPDRIVGELLQPGGYLKLIELGLEDCVGDIDAQRVFGYALYKDGKSAKLSYPLEKFHSDVSGRSFHNGRFIQRMREKAATLSNVRLEQGTVTCLVEEKGTVKGVQYKTKNGEETTVYAPLTIVCDGCFSNLRRSLCTPKVEIPSCFVGLILENCELPYANHGHVVLGDPSPILFYPISSTETRCLVDVPGQKVPSIANGEMANYLRTVVAPQIPPQLYDAFMAAIEKGNVRTMTNRSMPANPHPTPGAILMGDAFNMRHPLTGGGMTVALSDIVVLRDLLRPIQNLNDASTLSKYLESFYTLRKPVASTINTLAGALYQVFCASSDQARAEMRQACFDYLSLGGIFSTGPISLLSGLNPRPLSLVLHFFAVAVYGIGRLLLPYPSPRRLWLGARLLSGASGIIFPIIKAEGVRQMFFPATVPAYYRAPPVN; from the exons ATGGTGATGATCGATCAGTATATTCTCGGAGGCTTTATTGCTTCCTTGTTGGGATTTGTCTTGTTTTACAATTTGCGTCGAGAAATTATAAAGAAAACGAAAGGTACGAAGATTGCACGTAAATTTGGAAGCGTTAGGAGTTCCGCCGCTATTGATGGTTCCAGGCCGGCTGTTGGTGGAGATACCGACATTATCATCGTGGGTGCTGGCGTCGCCGGGGCGGCTTTGGCGTATACTCTCGCTAAG GAGGGACGTCGAGTTCGTGTGATTGAAAGAGACTTAACCGAGCCAGATCGTATAGTTGGCGAACTTCTACAGCCTGGGGGATATTTGAAGCTGATTGAGTTAGGCCTAGAAG ATTGCGTGGGCGATATTGACGCTCAACGAGTTTTCGGATATGCGCTTTACAAGGATGGTAAAAGCGCCAAGTTATCTTATCCCCTGGAGAAATTTCACTCGGATGTCTCGGGTAGAAGCTTTCACAATGGTCGATTTATacagaggatgagagaaaagGCCGCGACTCTTTCGAA CGTAAGACTCGAACAAGGGACAGTGACATGCTTGGTTGAAGAAAAGGGAACTGTTAAAGGAGTACAGTACAAAACTAAGAATGGAGAAGAGACAACTGTGTATGCTCCTCTAACCATAGTTTGTGATGGTTGTTTTTCGAATTTGAGACGCTCCCTTTGTACTCCTAAg GTGGAGATTCCCTCTTGTTTTGTTGGTTTGATCTTGGAAAATTGTGAGCTCCCATATGCAAACCACGGACATGTCGTTCTCGGAGATCCTTCGCCTATCTTATTTTACCCCATCAGCAGTACTGAAACTCGTTGTCTCGTTGATGTACCTGGACAAAAGGTTCCTTCCATTGCCAATGGTGAAATGGCCAATTATTTGAGGACTGTGGTGGCTCCTCAG ATTCCTCCTCAGCTGTACGATGCATTTATGGCAGCGATCGAGAAAGGAAACGTAAGAACCATGACAAACAGAAGCATGCCAGCAAATCCTCATCCCACACCTGGTGCCATTCTAATGGGAGACGCATTCAACATGCGCCACCCTTTAACAGGTGGAGGAATGACCGTTGCTCTATCTGACATCGTCGTTCTTCGTGATCTTCTTAGGCCGATTCAGAATTTAAACGATGCATCTACCCTGAGCAAGTATCTTGAATCCTTCTACACCCTAAGAAAG CCGGTGGCATCGACCATCAACACATTAGCCGGGGCCCTTTACCAAGTCTTTTGCGCATCCTCTGATCAAGCAAGGGCGGAAATGCGCCAAGCCTGTTTCGACTACTTGAGCCTTGGTGGGATCTTTTCCACCGGTCCCATCTCTTTGCTCTCCGGTCTGAATCCACGCCCTTTAAGCCTCGTCCTACATTTCTTCGCCGTGGCTGTCTATGGAATCGGCCGCTTATTGCTCCCGTACCCTTCTCCAAGAAGGCTTTGGTTGGGAGCTAGATTGCTTTCA GGTGCATCTGGTATTATTTTCCCAATCATAAAGGCTGAGGGAGTGAGGCAAATGTTCTTTCCTGCTACTGTTCCAGCATACTACAGAGCTCCACCtgttaattaa
- the LOC140809401 gene encoding pathogenesis-related leaf protein 6-like: protein MKIRQTTSISLLLFFLFTASEHLCRAQNSPQDFVNAHNAARAQVGVGPMTWDANVAAFAQNYVNSRLGDCNLVHSTNRPYGENLAKGSGDFTGVAAVNLWVAEKPNYNYGSNSCVGGECLHYTQVVWRNSVRLGCARARCNNGWWYISCNYDPPGNYVGQRPY from the coding sequence ATGAAAATCCGCCAAACAACATCGATATCCCTTCTTTTATTCTTCCTTTTCACGGCGTCGGAACATTTGTGTCGCGCCCAAAACTCTCCACAAGACTTCGTAAACGCACACAATGCCGCTCGTGCCCAAGTTGGGGTCGGGCCAATGACATGGGACGCAAATGTTGCGGCCTTTGCGCAGAATTATGTCAACTCCAGACTCGGTGATTGTAACCTCGTGCACTCGACGAATCGTCCCTATGGGGAGAATCTCGCCAAGGGAAGCGGTGATTTCACGGGAGTGGCTGCAGTGAACTTGTGGGTAGCGGAGAAGCCCAACTATAATTATGGGTCTAATTCTTGTGTCGGGGGAGAGTGCCTACACTATACGCAAGTTGTGTGGCGTAACTCGGTGCGCCTCGGGTGCGCTAGGGCTCGATGCAACAATGGGTGGTGGTACATTTCTTGCAACTATGATCCACCGGGTAATTATGTTGGCCAACGTCCTTACTAG